TGCGCTGCCGGCCGATCAGGTGGAGGCGGGCGCGGTGCTCATGAGTCTGAGGAATTTGAAAGCCCGCGCGTTCGTGGCCGAGGAGCCCTCCGCCCAGCGCCGCTACCTGGCGCGACCCACGGTCCGGGCCACGGTGACGGTGAAGGAGGGTGCGCCGCTCACCGTGCTGCTGGCGCCCGCGCCGGAGAAGCGGGATGGCCGGCCCATGGCCTATGCGGCGGTGGCCGACCGCGGCCCGGTGGTCCTGGTCGAGGCCAGCGCGCTCAAGGATGTCGGCCGCCCGCTGCTCGAGCTACGCGATCGGACGCTGGTGGCCGGGCTCGAGCCCAAGGAGGTCAGGCGCATCCAGATCCGACGTGAGAGCTCGGCCGTGCTCCTGGAACGCCGGGGCGATGCCGGGTGGCGGTTCCTGGAAGGCGGCACGGGTGACGCCAAGGCGGCCAGGGTCGACGACGTGCTCTACATGCTGCGGACCCTGAAATGGAAAGAGATCGCGACGCCGAACGCTGACGATCCTGGCAAGTTCGGGCTCAAGGCTCCCGCCGCGGAGATCGGCCTCTATCGAGACGACGGGACGGCGATCGAAACGGTAGCGGTCAGCAAACCCGAGGGCGAGCGATCGTTCGTGAAGCTCGGCTCCAAGCCGGCCGTGTATGTTGTGGACACCAGCCTCGTGCAGCTCCCCAAGCTCGAAGAGCTCTAGCCGCCGCTGGTAGCGGCCTGCCATGACGGAGACGGCGATCTATCTCAAGCAACTGGAGCTGGGACCGATGCAGAACTTCGTGTACCTCATCGGTGACCCGGCCACCCGAGACTGCGTGGTCGTGGATCCGGCCTGGGAGATCGATACCATCGTGAGCGCCGCCGCCGCCGACGGCTTCACGATCAGCGGCGCGCTGGTGACCCACACGCACCAGGATCACGTGGGCGGCAGCCTGGAATCGTGGGGGATGCCCGGCCGGATTCCCGGCGTCGAAGAGCTCCTGGCGCGGGTGCCGGCCAAGGTCTACGTGCACAAGGCCGAGCGTGAGTTCCTCAAGGGATTCGGCTCCGATGTGCGGCCGGTCGACAACCACGACAGGCTCCAGGTGGGGGGCCTGACCATCACCTTCCTCCATACTCCCGGCCACACCCCGGGATCGCAGTGTTTCCTGGTCGAGGGCCGGCTCGTCTCGGGGGACACGCTCTTCATCAACGCCTGTGGCCGCACCGACCTGCCCGGCAGCGACCCGACCGAGATGTACTACTCGCTCACCCAACGGCTGAACGCCCTGCCCGACGAGACCGTCCTGCTGCCCGGTCACAACTACGGCGGCTCCTCGTCGTCCATCGGCCGCGAGAGGCGTCACAACCCGTGCTTGCGCTTCACGTCGCTCGGGGACTTCCTGGGGGCGATGGGGGGCTCGGTCAGCCTCCGCCGTCCACGCGAAGAACCTGGCCGGTGATGTAGGCCGGGCAGGTCGCGAAGAACCGCACGGCGGCGGCGACATCCTCGGGC
Above is a genomic segment from Candidatus Methylomirabilota bacterium containing:
- a CDS encoding MBL fold metallo-hydrolase, whose product is MTETAIYLKQLELGPMQNFVYLIGDPATRDCVVVDPAWEIDTIVSAAAADGFTISGALVTHTHQDHVGGSLESWGMPGRIPGVEELLARVPAKVYVHKAEREFLKGFGSDVRPVDNHDRLQVGGLTITFLHTPGHTPGSQCFLVEGRLVSGDTLFINACGRTDLPGSDPTEMYYSLTQRLNALPDETVLLPGHNYGGSSSSIGRERRHNPCLRFTSLGDFLGAMGGSVSLRRPREEPGR